AAAAAGTTGGGCTTAAAGATACATCCTTTCATAAACGCTACCCCGAATGACATGATGTATGTAAATGGAATTAAAACGCGACTTTGGTATTATCAGCAGAATCCAGATATGTTTGGCTATCCGTTAGATCCACGTGAAAAGGGGAAAACTGTAAGAGATTTTTTAGATGAAATTTTTACTCCAATACTTCCATTACTAACTCGCTATACACCACAACCGATCTATTCATTTCTTGATCCATATACCTTTGACTCTTTTCTACTTCGAAACCCGTATCAACAACAATTATCATCAGGAGCTAAGGAGAAAGTAAAAACACTTTTTGGGATACATGGTTTTTCAGAGTATAATATTATGCACATTGCACGTGCATTTAGACCTTGGCTTGAACCGGATATCGAATTTTATGAAATTGAAGGCGGAAATGACCAACTCCCATATCATCTTCTAACTCAATTAGAAGATGAAGTACGTCTTAAACAAAAGGTTACTAAGATAAAACGTGATCCAAATTCTGTAACTGTATTTACACAAGATCAAAACGCGTTAGAGGAGTCAGTATTACATGGGGATTATGCGATCATTACACTTCCTTTTTCCGCATTGCAATTAGTGGATATTCAACCGCGGGAGGCATTTTCTCGAAAAAAATGGAAAGCGATCCGCGACCTTCGCTATATCCCTGCAACACGAATAGGCATGGAGTTTAGAAGTCGTTTTTGGGAAAAACAAGGGCTTTTTGGCGGGCATACAGTGACGGACCTTCCTAGCAGGTTTACGTACTATCCTAGTCAAGGACTTGGTGACCCAGGGCCTGCGGTCATAACAGGAAGTTATACATTAGGGTCTGATACATTACTATGGGATAGCCAATCAGAGGAAGACCGTATAAAATTTTTACTAAATAATT
The Bacillus shivajii DNA segment above includes these coding regions:
- a CDS encoding flavin monoamine oxidase family protein gives rise to the protein MSSELTIDRMLSIIRYGLGKTNNPKKVIIIGAGVSGLVAASLLKGAGHNVVVLEADDRVGGRVFTVRKPFSDGLYFEAGAMRIPHTHYLVWEYIKKLGLKIHPFINATPNDMMYVNGIKTRLWYYQQNPDMFGYPLDPREKGKTVRDFLDEIFTPILPLLTRYTPQPIYSFLDPYTFDSFLLRNPYQQQLSSGAKEKVKTLFGIHGFSEYNIMHIARAFRPWLEPDIEFYEIEGGNDQLPYHLLTQLEDEVRLKQKVTKIKRDPNSVTVFTQDQNALEESVLHGDYAIITLPFSALQLVDIQPREAFSRKKWKAIRDLRYIPATRIGMEFRSRFWEKQGLFGGHTVTDLPSRFTYYPSQGLGDPGPAVITGSYTLGSDTLLWDSQSEEDRIKFLLNNLAKIHGDVVYKEFVTGYSFSWRQQPYIAGDLAAFKNEDMTQIYPYISAPEGKIHFAGEHTSTHPAWIEGAVESGVRSAFEVYQSSKSYTN